Proteins from one Panthera leo isolate Ple1 chromosome D1, P.leo_Ple1_pat1.1, whole genome shotgun sequence genomic window:
- the KBTBD3 gene encoding kelch repeat and BTB domain-containing protein 3, giving the protein MDSSYHLNQRNSCNGLPSEKKNNFLVSEDHGQKILSVLQNFREQNVFYDFKIIMKDETIPCHRCVLAACSDFFRAMFEVNMKERDGGSVTITNLSSKAVKAFLDYAYTGKTKITDDNVEMFFQLSSFLQVSFLAKACSDFLIKSINLVNCLQLLSLSDSYGSPRLFDHALYFVQHHFSLLFKSSDFLEMNFGVLQKCLESDELNVPEEETVLKVVLSWTKHNLESRQKHLPYLIKKVRLHQLSEETLQNCLLNEECLLKSTNCFDIIMDAVKCVQGSGGLFPDARPSTTEKYIFVHKTEENGGDQYTFCYNINSDSWKVLPQSHLIDLPGSSLSSYGEKIFLTGGCKGPCCRTVRLHIAESYHDATDQTWCYCPVKNDFFLVSAMKTPRTMHTSVLALNRLFVIGGKTKGSQDIKSLLDVESYDPLSKEWMSVSPLPRGIYYPEASTCQNVIYVLGSEVEITDAFNPSLDCFFKYNVTTDQWSELVAEFGQFFHATLIKAVPVNCTLYICDLSTYKVYSFCPDTCVWKGEGSFECAGFNAGAVGVEDKIYILGGDYAPDEITDEVQVYHSGRSEWEEVSPMPRALTEFYCQVIQFNKYRDPWFSNHF; this is encoded by the exons ATGGATAGTTCATATCATCTCAACCAACGAAACTCATGTAATGGACTTCCAtctgagaagaaaaacaacttcCTTGTGTCTGAAGATCATGGACAGAAAATCTTAAGTGTACTACAGAATTTTAGAGAACAAAATGTCttttatgatttcaaaataatcatGAAAGATGAAACAATCCCATGTCATCGTTGTGTCTTAGCAGCATGCAGTGACTTTTTCAG gGCCATGTTTGAAGTAAACATGAAAGAGCGAGACGGCGGGAGCGTCACCATCACTAATCTGTCCTCCAAAGCAGTAAAAGCGTTTCTTGACTATGCCTACACTGGGAAAACCAAGATAACGGATGATAACGTGGAAATGTTCTTCCAGTTGTCATCATTTCTTCAAGTTTCCTTCCTAGCCAAAGCTTGCAGTGACTTCTTAATAAAGAGTATTAACCTTGTCAATTGTTTACAGTTATTATCGTTGTCAGACAGCTACGGCTCTCCCCGCTTGTTTGACCACGCGCTGTACTTTGTACAGCACCACTTTTCCTTACTGTTTAAATCCAGTGATTTCCTAGAGATGAACTTTGGAGTACTGCAGAAATGTCTGGAATCCGATGAACTGAATGTCCCTGAAGAAGAGACTGTACTGAAAGTGGTCCTTAGCTGGACCAAACACAACTTAGAATCAAGACAAAAGCATCTGCCTTATTTGATTAAAAAAGTTAGATTACATCAGTTATCCGAGGAGACCCTTCAAAACTGTCTGCTCAACGAAGAGTGTTTACTCAAAAGCACAAACTGTTTCGACATCATCATGGATGCTGTTAAGTGTGTGCAAGGTTCTGGTGGACTCTTCCCTGACGCTCGACCATCCAcaactgaaaaatacatatttgttcacAAAACTGAGGAAAACGGTGGAGACCAATATACCTTTTGCTACAATATAAACAGTGACTCGTGGAAAGTGCTGCCACAGTCACACCTGATTGACTTGCCGGGGTCTAGTCTGTCTAGTTACGGAGAGAAGATATTCCTGACGGGCGGCTGCAAAGGGCCGTGCTGTAGAACGGTTCGGCTTCATATCGCAGAGTCCTATCATGATGCGACTGACCAAACCTGGTGCTACTGTCCAGTGAAGAACGATTTCTTCCTGGTATCAGCTATGAAGACACCAAGAACCATGCATACATCAGTTCTGGCTCTCAACAGATTATTTGTCATAGGTGGAAAGACGAAAGGGTCTCAGGACATTAAAAGCCTCTTAGATGTCGAGTCTTACGACCCTCTTTCTAAGGAATGGATGTCTGTCAGCCCGTTACCCAGGGGCATATACTACCCTGAAGCGAGCACCTGCCAAAATGTCATTTATGTTCTTGGGTCAGAGGTAGAGATTACAGATGCCTTTAACCCGTCACTTGATTGCTTTTTCAAATACAACGTGACCACCGATCAGTGGTCTGAACTCGTAGCAGAGTTTGGGCAGTTTTTTCATGCGACACTAATCAAAGCTGTCCCAGTAAACTGCACACTGTACATATGTGACCTTTCCACCTATAAGGTTTACAGTTTTTGTCCAGATACTTGTGTCTGGAAGGGTGAAGGCTCTTTTGAATGCGCAGGCTTTAATGCAGGCGCAGTTGGAGTTGAAGACAAAATTTATATCTTGGGTGGCGATTACGCACCAGATGAGATCACAGATGAAGTACAAGTCTACCATAGTGGCAGATCTGAGTGGGAGGAAGTCTCACCCATGCCACGAGCCTTAACGGAATTTTACTGCCAGGTGATTCAGTTTAATAAATACAGAGACCCATGGTTTTCTAATCATTTCTGA